One bacterium DNA segment encodes these proteins:
- a CDS encoding DUF3105 domain-containing protein: protein MKHLSRAERRRRAREGPSVPPPSPPPPSRPVPERAAQARTVVRPGGRRRRQPAWIWWSVGVAALVVIAGGVWWALSSRTAAQGGPTLQGERVPYEGNTHVPMGSDIKYRAHPPASGDHYPTPAPRGVYPEGLLEGFWVHSLEHGYIVLAYRPPVSPDQLQQFQEMVKSFPKSKNGYAKLVIVPYKDMEHPYAVLA, encoded by the coding sequence ATGAAGCATCTCTCACGCGCCGAGCGACGCCGTCGAGCTCGCGAAGGTCCATCCGTTCCGCCGCCGAGCCCACCGCCTCCGAGCAGGCCGGTCCCTGAGCGCGCGGCGCAGGCGCGCACGGTCGTACGGCCGGGGGGCCGCCGCCGGCGGCAGCCCGCGTGGATCTGGTGGTCCGTTGGGGTTGCCGCCCTCGTCGTCATCGCGGGGGGTGTCTGGTGGGCGCTCTCCTCGCGGACCGCCGCCCAGGGCGGGCCGACCCTCCAGGGCGAGCGGGTCCCGTACGAGGGAAACACCCACGTGCCAATGGGCAGCGACATCAAGTACCGCGCACACCCCCCGGCATCCGGGGACCACTACCCCACCCCGGCGCCGAGGGGCGTGTACCCCGAGGGCCTCCTCGAGGGGTTTTGGGTGCACAGCCTCGAGCACGGATACATCGTGCTGGCGTACCGGCCTCCGGTGTCGCCGGATCAGCTCCAGCAGTTTCAGGAGATGGTGAAGAGTTTTCCTAAGAGCAAGAACGGCTACGCGAAGCTGGTGATCGTCCCCTACAAGGACATGGAGCACCCGTACGCGGTGCTCGCG